The genomic window CGACGTCAATGGTGACAAACGTGTCAGTGCGTTGGACGCCCTGCGAGTGATCAACTACCTGAACGGCGATTCGGCCGCTGGCGAGCCTGTGGCTCCTGCGGCGGGTGAGCCGTTAAGCGGTGGGATCGAAACGTTGGCATCGGACTCCGATCAAGCCATCAGTGAATTGACCGGCGAGTCCAAAGTCCAGGGCGGAGCCTCAGCAACTCAAGACGCTGCCAATACAGGTGGCGTGGTGGTCAACGACTCGGATTCTGATTCCGAAGAAGACGATCTGTTGGATCTGCTGGCTGACGATGTCGCCGGTTTGTGGAGCTGAGTCTCCGGCGAACCCATCCTTTGAATATTGAAAAAGCGTGCCTGCGTCGTTGGACTCAGACACGCCTTTTTTTTATCGACGGGGCTCTTTCAGCCTTCGAAATTACTCAGCGGACTTTGCACTGGAACTCGATGGTGACGGTCTCGCCGACAGCCAACTCTTCGCTCAAGGTCCAGACCAACTGATCCGAGCCCGCTTGGTTGGGTTTCTTTTCGAAGTCGGCTTTCATCGAGGCCGATTGAGAATCCGCAACGTACTCCAGACGCGTGGTCAGGTTGTCGGTTACCACGATGCCACTGACCGGTGAGTCACCAACATTCTGTAGTCGCAGAGCAAACGTGACCGTGTCTCCAATGGGAGCGTGTTGTCTGTCCGCCAACTTGATTAGGTTCAGACGACCCGCCTCGGGGAAGTCATAGACGACCAATGCGTCGACTTTCTCATCGCGAGTCAGCGTTGGTGGCAAGACATCTTGGATTTCAACTTCGACGGATTCGTCGATCGCCCATTCCACGGCCGCGTTGGCGAATCGCTCGATCAAAGCCAATTGCGACTCATCCAGTTGCGAGAGGCTGAGTCGGCGAATATTGGCCAGCAGTGCAAGCACGTCCTCGGCAACTTCGATCTGCTGAACGTTCTCAACGGGCACACCGCGATTGCGGTCACGCATCGCATCCACACGCCGCGTCAGTTCGCTGTGACCAAGTTCGGTGGTGTCGGTCATGACCAACCCCGGCAGGTCCAGGTCGACGCCCTTGGGCCCGACGGGTTGAAAGGTACCGCCGACGGTGATGGAGCGATCGTTTTGGATGGCTCCCGTGATACGTCGGACCGATGCGAAACGTGGTGAGTAAACGCACACACGGTTGGAGGCGGCAAATTCGATGTCGCCGGCTTCCGTGGTGTAGTGAGTCACGGTGTCTTCGGGTTGCAATCCAGCGATCACATCGCCGCGTGTCAGAACGGCTTCTGGATCGTGGTCGCCCCCGTCGCAAAGAAACTCCTGCGGATCGACTCCCCACGGTGCCCGCATCATGGGCACCATCGGTGCGGGCTGACACGCCACACAATCACCCGCGGAGACATTGCAGTCACCGCCGCATGCCGCGCTGCCGCAACCGCAGGCGATTCGGTCGCGAAAACCGACTTGGGCGACCGAGCTTTCGGCAACGTTGAGCATCGGGTTCTTTGTTTGATTGATCGCCGGATGAGTGTTCTCGTACAGCGAATGCAAATCGAGTGAATCCGTCTTTGGCGATCCAGTCACGCTGGCCGGCGAAGGCAGGCTTGATTGCGGCGCATGCATGTTGGCGGCTTGTGAGTTGGCCACCGGATTCGCCGGAGCGACGGGTGGAACCACAGGTGTCGCGCACCCAAACGTGGTGAAAGCAATCACCACCATCAACGCCCAGGCAACAACGTCAGTGCACGTTGAGGTTTGCGGCGATCGATTCGCGGTGAGTGCGATGTCAGCGAGTTGTTTCATGATTCTGGCTTGAAGATGGGAGCCCACGTGGGGTAGCCAAAGAAGAACTGAGGTGCGAGTTCTGGCGAGCGAGGCGGTGCCAGCGAACCAATGCGAAGGATCGCGACGACTCGTCCCAGACGATCAGCCACTTGCAACGGATCTTGGAACTGGGACACGTCGATCGGCGTTTCGCCACCCACATCGGATTTGGTCGTTGGCTCTTGAGCCAAAGGCACGGCGGTTTGCGGATCTTCCAGGTAGATCACGCGAGTGACCAGTTGACCGTCGAGAGCCGCCTGCAGATCTTCTTCATCGATGGTGACGATGATGGGGTACTGCGTGGCAAGTCCTGGAGGCGGATAGGTTCGGTCCACCATTTCCAGCGTTGGAAACAGTTCCGCACCTTCGGCACCGCGGATGCCTGAAATTTGAAAGCGGTAGACCTGTCCGACGAGCAAGCCCGCCATCAATCCAGGTTGAGGATCCTGGAAAGCACCCATTTGCGGCAAGGCAAACCGTACACCTTGCGGGCCGCGAATTTGAACGGGTTGGTAATAAGGAGCCTGCACATCCATGGCGGCGGTTCCGCCGGGGCCAGCCATTTGTCGCGTGGCGGCGATGACTCCGGGAGGCATCGCGCCGTTGAACAAACGGTGCTGACCGTTGGACGAGAGATACTGCGACGGATCGGCGGCGGTGGCCAATGAGTTCGTCAGCAGCAGGCCGGCGATGGCGAGCGATGACAGGCACGCTCGAGCGGTCAGCCGTTTGCCGGGCGAAAGGTTGCGAGTGATCGCCATGGGATCCATCCAGTTGCAACGTTGATTCATCAGGGCTGTAACGATGCGGTGCTTTGCCGAAACAAAGCACCGCGTCGCGAATTCAACAGGACCGATCGAGGCGGACGTCCGGGTAACGAGTCGCCGTCGATCGGTCGCTAGTCATGACTGACTTTCCAAAGAAACGTTTCTGATCAGCGAGGCTGAGATCAGTAGACGCCTTGGCTGGCCTTGTCGTAGTGAGGACGGCCGTTTGGAATGCCAGGGTTGATGTTCTGCTCGGTGATCCGGATACGGCTGACCGGGTTGGGGTAGCTCATGCCGGGTTGTTGGCGAACATCGATTTTCAATTTCTCGACAGGTCGTGGAATGTTCATGTGAGTGTGGTTGCGAATCACATGCTTCTTCAGACCGGCTGGAGCACCCAATGGAATGTGAGGTGGTCCGGGCAATCCGATGGGCGTGCCGGTGTGAGGCATGCCGTACTGAGGAGCATTCACTCCCGCGATCATTCCGGGCAGTCCCATGGGAGTGCCTGCCTTGCCGTTGGCTGGTCCGCCGCATCCGTCGGTCATGGCGGGGGCGAAAGGAGCGGGCAATCCAGCGATGGGTGGGCTCATCATGCCGCCCATGGCCATGCCACCAGCCATCTCGATGTCTTTGTCACCCAAGCGGATGATGGCCAGGATGCTTCCGCGACGATCGGCTTCGACGATTGGGTCGATGCCTGGATCGAGGCGAGTGCTGACCAAGGTATCGATACCGGCCAAAGCGGGGCCTTGGAACTCGGGATCTGGTAGGTAAATGACTTTGGTCACGAAGTTGCCGGTCAAGACTTGGTCGAAGTCTTCTTCGGTGAATTGAACAGGCACCGAGTTGTGAGCCAAGTAAGCACCGGTCCGTGGGTTGGCATAAGCCAGTTCAACGGTTGGGTACAATTCCACACCGGGACGGCTAGGAATGTTGGTCAACTTCAAGCGATACAGACCGCCCTGAGGGAAGTTCTGACGAGCGGGAACCACGAGTGGCTCGCTGTCAAACATGCCTGCACCGGAGGAGTCATATCGCACTTGCATGCCGTCGGGGTTGCCGAAGGTGACTTGCGCGGTGGAAACCATGCCGGGCATCATTCCCGCGGGCGGCATCATGGTGACGCCACCGCCAGGAGGAATGTTGGATCCGCCACCGAGGCAACCATCGTTGCATCCGCCGCCGATGGGTTGGCGGAATCCAACTTGTTGAATGGCTGGGTTGTCTTGACCAGCCTTGGCAATCTTCGAAGGAACTTCACCCATGACACCATCGATGGCGCCTTCGGTGATCATGCCTTCGGTGCCAGCTGCGGCGGCGGGAGCGTTGGCTCCCATCATGCCATAGGCCGGTGGTCCCAAAACGCCGGGGCCGGGGCCACCAACGCCAGGGCCAGGTTGCATCATCCGCTGTTCCGGTGGCAGGTTGTGGCGAACCGGCACACATCCGGTGGCGAGGATCGCCGTGGCCGCCGCGAGCGCCAAATGAGTGACGATTCGTTTCATCTTTTCCCCCGTCTTGGGTCGCTGGGTTCGTGTCTCGTTGGAACGGTGAAGACGCCAAGGTCGAAACCAAATGACGTTTCACGCCTGTGAAACAAGAACTGGTTGTGATTCAGTCGTTGAATCAAATCAAAATGGAAAGTCAGTGCTGTTCAGTCGTGAGCAATCTGGGTGGACTTGAGCGAGGCAAACGGCCTAGGATCGGCCATCC from Rhodopirellula halodulae includes these protein-coding regions:
- a CDS encoding DUF11 domain-containing protein — translated: MKQLADIALTANRSPQTSTCTDVVAWALMVVIAFTTFGCATPVVPPVAPANPVANSQAANMHAPQSSLPSPASVTGSPKTDSLDLHSLYENTHPAINQTKNPMLNVAESSVAQVGFRDRIACGCGSAACGGDCNVSAGDCVACQPAPMVPMMRAPWGVDPQEFLCDGGDHDPEAVLTRGDVIAGLQPEDTVTHYTTEAGDIEFAASNRVCVYSPRFASVRRITGAIQNDRSITVGGTFQPVGPKGVDLDLPGLVMTDTTELGHSELTRRVDAMRDRNRGVPVENVQQIEVAEDVLALLANIRRLSLSQLDESQLALIERFANAAVEWAIDESVEVEIQDVLPPTLTRDEKVDALVVYDFPEAGRLNLIKLADRQHAPIGDTVTFALRLQNVGDSPVSGIVVTDNLTTRLEYVADSQSASMKADFEKKPNQAGSDQLVWTLSEELAVGETVTIEFQCKVR